The region TCTAGAGACGAGGTACATACTCTGTTGGGAGATTTATGCATATATGCAAGGGGTTGAGGAACCCAGGATTTAAAATGCCAAATAGGACATGATAGATTATATTAATGGGGCAGAGATTACTAAAGTTTAAAAACTCTTACTGCATAATTTGTGACGATATATTTGTGATGATATACGCATTCCTAGTACTAGAAGCCTTTTAATAAAACTCTAGTTGATTGCTTAACTTAATCTACATTAATTGGTAATCTATACTACTATAATCAAATCTATGAAGATGACATTTAAATCTAGAGAAATCTATTTGCATAGAATCCTTTTCATAATAATATAGTTAATTACTTAATTACATTCACATGAGTTGGTAATCTAGGTTCCTCTGATCAAATCTAAGAAGTTTATCTAATGATGAATATAACAAATAATATCCAAATCTGGAATGATCTTTTTACATAGAATGCTAGGCACAGATTCCTGTTGTACTTGATCTGCATGTATTTTCCAGGTACAGATTAATTGCAACAAATCTCACAAAATTACACCAGTCCCTTTACCCTCGTCCCCTGCCTATCGTATTCTTGTTTTTTAGGGGAGTCTGGTAGTCATACAATGGAAGTCATACAAGGCAATCTCCTTTGTAATTTCTACCTTGAAATAATAGCAATAACCCTTCTTTCCCACCGCAAAACTGAATTATGGATACTGAAATTCCTTTCATATCTTTCTATGTACTCCTGAGTTGCCATTTAGGCGTTTCTATGTTTTTCTTTACTAAAGTTTTGGTCGAGGAAGATTGTCGTTTACCCAACTTCTAGGTATTGCTATCATGCAGTCTGATTCCTGGAGGGTGGCATCAGATTTAACTAATGCATGGGATTTTGGTTGTCAAGGTAACTTGTGGCTTGTTGGCTGTTTTAGTAACTAATGCATGTTGGTTGTTTTAGTGGAATCTAGAGAAGAAATCTAAACTAGGCTTTGTttgtttaaattaaaataaacatACCTGAGGCACTTAATAAAATTGATCTTCTTAACCCTTTCCCCCAAAGTGCATTCTCTCTATATGTTGTGTGAATGAAATCACTGAGATGAGATAAAGTTCTGGAATCGTCGTAATATCGCATAATTTCGTGTTATAAATATGTATAGATGTATTTTATAAATATGTATAGATGTATTACGGCGTTCATATGATTGACCACATGAACAAAAAATGGAAATGTACAGGTTGTTCACTATTCTACAGTCATCAGAGCTCCATCAGGGCTCCAAGCAATGGACAGGTTTTGGTGACTTTGTACCGGGGGAGGATCCGGTAAGGACCACCGGGGGACGCGTGTCCTCTATAAAATCAAATTTTACGCATTTTCGTcattaaattttttgaaaatatatgcaAGTGTCTCCTCAAAATTCGAATATAAAGGGGTATTTTTAAGATTTGTCCGGTGTCTCTCTAAACTAAAATTCCTGGATCCGTCCCTGAACTATGTAGATGTTTCAGTCTCTATATAACTTTAAGACAGATTATTTTTATTTTCGAGTAACCTTTTAAATTTCCCTGCTCTTCCCCCCTCCTAGTAAGGCTATGAACTTTCAATTACATTTCATATTGCACCGATGCATTTCAAGTTTTTTATGCTGCACTTTAAGAACTACTGAAGTACGCATCCGGAAGCCAGTTTAACTACTAATTGTCATATAATCTTTGTTAACAAGCTAATGAATTTCACTCAAAACAATCATGAGTAACTTGCATGAGTATGACATGACCACTTCTGTAGCTATCAAGGTCAAACATCCTATGGTAAACCGTACCTCATAATTATTTTCTGGCAGTCATGATGATATCTTTGAACTGTTAATTTTAGTTAAAAGTAGATAAATAAATTAGAATGGAGATAACAATATGTAAATAGTGATAGAATACAAAAATTTTACCGATTCCAGGTTTTGATTAGTGGACGCATATCAATATACACGATGTCATTATGTGATGCATAAATATATTGAAAAAGTTTGTTTTCCTCCGTATATATTAGGTCTAGACCCGACAATACTAGTATAAGACACGTGAGCACGGTATGAAACGAAATGAATAATTAGTGTTTGAATTCGAAAATTTGGGAAATAAATACGAAAGTACACGAATACGAAAAAACACGAATAATCAATATCAGATTTGGGTTTCCAATATAGGTACACGAAACggaacgaaagtacacgaaataaataaataattaaaattttaaaaatatatattatacataAATATACTAAATACCAAATATGAATTTTAcctattctaaataacatatatataattataaatactaaaatatattttattggtACTTGACTACGTGAACGAGCTCTTCACCATTTAAttattcatttaattatttattgtattttttaaaaattaatatttttcgtATATAATCCGTATATTTTAGTGTACTAAAACGGGTAAACATGAATATATTAGTCCCGGGTTAGTGTCACCAAATTGGTACACGAATGCAAATCTGGGTCGGGTACGGATTTAAGATTTGGTACACGAAAACACGAAAATATACGGAACGTTTATACACGACACGGAACGTTGTCCGGTCTAATTAGGTCCGGTCAAAATGAACTATTTGTCTCTCAGCAAACCCATCAGCTAATTAATCTAGGCATAAAACTTAGTTAAAACGTGTATTGTAGCAGCCATGATTAAAAGCTTGAAAGCAGAAGCAGCCATGATCAAAAGCTTAAAAGCATGTGTTGTACCATTCAAAAGCATAGTCTTGTCATAGGACACTACAAGAAACAGAGCTTAAAACGACCAAGACGTAACCAATCGTCACTGGTCAAGGGTTAAACCCGACCGTTTTTTACTTAAACCGACTAAAAAAATCGACTAGAATTTCTTCAGGGCCCTATTACCCGCAAAAAACATAATCTAATTCTCACTTTAGGGCAGTAAAAACTCAGATTGTTTCGAAAACCAGGATTTTCTAAACAAAGATGATAAACTCATCCAATAAGGGAAGACCAAGACTTTCGTTTAGGTTAACAAGACAGCAGTCAGCAGAAAACATAACAAGAAAACGATGAAATCCAGGTTTACTAATAAATTATGTCCTCTGAAATCACACTGAGCCTGGGAAATAACTTCAAAAGTAATTTAAAAGACACAGAGAATTACGCAGCCATTGATCCAAATACTTTTGGTTTAGCAAGAGAGTGTGAGTtgctcttcttcttcttcaccttCATCTACCTGCATTCTGGCACACTCAGTCAGTTCACCGCAGACAGACCAACACAGGACAATATATAACAATTTGGAACAAGAAATATGAAAGGTTGAAAAGAGAAGGGTTTAAAGTTAAACTACAGGTGGGATGTCCTTTTGATTAAGAAAATATACAAGTTAGCGATTAGATTGTCGTGCTTGGCATGATGATCAAGTGTATAAGCTAATACAGGTCACTTGTAAGAACACGCTGGAGACAGCCTCCATGCAAAAAAATAAAGGTAAATATATTTAGATCTTCCACAGACTCCGGATAGTCCAGGGAGCGTGATGGTATGGAGCCTTGTGTACTGAGTATGACCTTTATCAATCCATAAATTACTCTGAACAGCTTATCAGAGATAACACTACAGTTAAACAGTAACATTCATCAACCAAGGTATGTGCTTCTGATCTCATACAGAATTCAAATGCAATTTGATCTTCTGCTTCTGGATCAGTGTGTATGTATGAAATAGTTATCCGCGTGAGCTTCTATATTCTTGCAACAAAACAATGTGATTTTGCAGTACTATATAGTTCTGGAATCGCATTCATCAAAACAAACAGCGTTTTCTACTCAAACTCTGAGCAGATACATGACTTACAATAACTTAAAGAGACTAGGGTAATTTCCCTGGTGCATTTGATAGTGTGAAGAGGGTCTTTAAATTGATTAGCTTCCTTAAGACCATGATCGTAGCCTGAAGGGTTATAAGCGAAAGAGCCCTATCTTCAAGCCCCCTTGAGCTGATCATTCAACCAAAAACTAGGCCAAACTTCACAGTTCTCTCTACCTTCTTTACATGTTAATACCGAGGATCACAACTAAGTTTTAGCGGTGTGAATCACTAATGAataaattaccataaaaatactCAAAAGTTTATGTATATTGTCCTCTCTTGTTATATACACATACCGAAGTTCACCTATATTCTTCTTTTCTGTTACCTGTAAACCTAGAGCATGCTTGTAACAATTAGCATGTTGTTACGTGTAGTCGAGCTCGGAGTTTGACCTCTGGTGTGTGCGTGTGTTATCAATTAGCAAAAAATGTTTTTATCATAAAATCGATTCCTAAGGTATGGCCAAGATTAGAAAATGATATGTTTCCTTATTACTAGTTTTCTTATTATCGAGTTCTATGATAGTTAAGTGCGGGGGAATCACTCCTATACGGTTCTTAAATATGCAACTAATTCACCGTTCTGAGAATGTATGGATCATACATAGTCTTACAATGTCAGAAATTTTGTGCAAAGATGCTCCTTCTGCTAGAAAAGATCTAGTAGCAAGGTTCACACAACCAAAGTCCGTCGAAGGTCTTGATATAAGCATTCTAGCTGTTGAGCAATCaactcatctaaaaccttaaatTTAAAATCTTAAGATGTTAGAGAAAGGTTCCAGTAAGATCATGTAGTTAACACTACGAAATATTTTGTCAGAATGCAGAAAATTTTGAAACAAAATATATTTTGAACTGAAACATTAGGGTTCATATGTGCATGAAACCTAGCCTAATGGTGCTTAATTTAAGGTCCCACATTCTAAAAAACACAAGAAGCACCATATTCACAAACTTTTGGCACTCATGGTGCCAAAGCTTGACACCTAGCCATATCCTTGCCTGGCAATCCGGTGCCTAGCTTCTTTTTACAGTGACATAGTACATGGCATTAGTGGGACACAAACTTTGGGCAGTGCAAACATGTGGAACTTTAAAAACACAAGTATCTTTTACAATCTACGACCACATTGCCTTGGTTCATTGACCAACACCTGGCCTTTGCTAGAAAGAAGGGAACCAGAAACCATACAGACAAACAATGCTAGTTGCAGTGTAGCCATACAATTAAATATGTCTTCTAGTTTAGCTCTTTCATGAAACCAAAAGACACTAATCCAGTTATAGCATAAATCCACACAAATCCAAAAAAGGGTTAAATAAATACTCCCTCCATCCTGGTTTATCTGTATTGTTCAAATTTTATGATTAATTTGACTTAATTTTAACCGGAAATTGCATATATCATAATATTGAAAAATTATTTAAGGAAATTTACCAAAAATACCACTtttatgaaaatatttgcaaaaacACGGACGCAGATTGCATATTTGGTTGTATATGAGGTTGAAACGGTTGCATATGTGGTTGCATATTAGGTTAatccgtatttttgcaaatattttctgTAATTTGGATATTTATGCAAAAATCCCAAAATTTAATCTAATCTACTTTAAATTCACCAATAAATTAGGACATACCGAGTATATTGCAAGAATAGTGTAACAAAATGAAAACTACACATAAGCCATCACAAATATAATGTAACAAAAATGTAAAAAATATTACCTGATAAAGTAGATGGGCTTGCTATGATCAATTAACTTAGTTTTTTCTCTTGCCCTTTTGATCCGAATGCCAGTTAGCATCTCCGTAGAAGAGCTGTAAGGGCGCGTCTAGTCCAGCAGCAAAAGGATGATGGTGTTGCTGATTGTCTCCTTTCGGAGCAGCTGGACTGATGAAGAAAGGTACATTGGATCCGTCAAATGGAGTGAACCTCTGAAGATGAGGAGGCAACATTGACGGTGAATTGGACTGAAGGGTCTCCCTATTGTAACCAGAAGCAAGGCCCGAAGAGACGGAGAAGTTAATAAGATTGTAATTCTCGTTTCCTCCGTTAGCTGTGACAAGATTAGTATTCGGAACAAATGAGAACTGATGAAGTTGTTGGTGATGGTAATGATCTCCGTTAGTTATACTAAACGGTTCAAGAGAATTCGACATCTGAGTCTGTTCCGAATAATTTCCTAAGAAATGATCCATTTGTGTTCCGTAAGCTGATCCATTAGGGCTATTAGTAGTAGTACTACTAAAATTTCCAGTTAGTAGTTCAGTGAAAGAAGAGGTATGTTTCACATTTTGTTGAAAAGATTGATTACTTTCGATCTTTACGTTCTTAGGAGCTTCCGTTCTCTTCTCGGACCTCCAAACCGACAATCCACCCGAGCCCTTACTAGTCTCGGAAGTACTACTGGTAGCAAATTTCGACAACGAAACATTCTGCTGCTGCTGACTCGGATCTGCTTCAAATTCTTGGTCATTAGTCTCTTCACTCGACGGCATTTCATAGCTAAGTTGCTTAGAAGTATCGACAAATGAGTCTAGTGTAGGCAACTCCGATATCGAATTTTCTGCAGCTCTTAACAACCAGTCCACAGCTTTACTAGGTTGCTCATAGCCAAGCCGATCTTGTAAATCATAAAATTGAATAGCTGTAGTAGCTGAAAGACGGACACGCCTGTCTCTTAACTTGCCTTTCGAAGTCCAGACCTTGCTGTGCCTATCTTTACCACCTGAAGCTTTCGAAACCCTAACAATTCGCGACGATGGCCATTCACAAACCCTTCTAAAAACATGTCCAGAAGCAATTCTTTTGGCTTGtgactcatcttcttcatccattTCTTGAATTATTTTGTTTGTACCATCCATCTCCATGAAACTTTCATGCCTTTCTTTACATAACCCCACTTTAAGTTCCCTTATCTTAATCTTTTTACAGTGAGTAAAAGAAAAAAGTGTTAAATATAATGTTAAAAAACATTAAAGACCTAAATTTTAGAGAGAGAAATGTAAGTGCACTAAGTATGTGCTTATGTACTTTGCATTAATGGCCATTATGCACACCATTTTGGCTTCTACAGGAGCTCGGATAATGACTGTTGCAACATATTTATCGTGCGCTTATTAAGTATGACAAGATAAAAACCTTGAAACTCGAATCCTAAGCACATTAAAACTACCAAAAAATGTTGTAACAATTGTCTACATTTATATTAGTTATATCTTACGACTATCAGAATATTAAAGTATACTGTAACAATCATCTCAGGGAAGCGGGAATTATAAATGAACATTTATATATGTTAGTTCACGGGCAGGATAGTAAAGACTGAGGGAAGCTCAGGGAGGGAGCTTTTTGCAGTGATTTAAAAACCAACGTAAAGAAAAGCCTGCAAAACAGTAAAACCAAAGGCAAAGAAAAAAGTCAGGGATGAAAATAATAATAGGCATCAGATGCTAGCTAAGAGGGGCCTACTACTTTTAACATGTAGCATTagattatatataaaaaaaatatatatctttaaaCACACGTATGTACCTATGAGTTAAGCTATCAGTAACTGTGTACTAGTAACACAGTTACAGTTCTACTAACTGCAACTTTTAGGAGAGCTTTTATGATAAAAGCTAACTGGAACCTACCAATTCTTCAAGAGTATGACTATGCTGTGTGTGTATATATCATGAATTTTATAGTACAACAATAAATGAATTCAATGTTTTTCAACATTTTCATATGTTGCAAGCTGGCTTCAAAGGTTTTTTAAACTTACATTACAAATTTGGGTTTTGAATCTTTAATTTTAGTTGTTTTAGAATAGTGCTAGGTTTCTTGTAAAATTTTTCTAAATGAGGTGCCACATATGGGAGATTTTGATCTGTGGCTTATATAAGAGAtgtttcatattatttttaaaaaaataacagTTATACCAGTTATGTATTCAACATTTCAGAAAATATTTGGAACAATTTTTGAATACAtacaattttttttgaaaaaatttataATCATTTGAGCCTTAATATCTCGTAGAATAACACAAAACAAATTATGTAAAATTAGGGTTTGTCATAACTATAGTTCTTTTCAATTTGATATAGTTTtggtaaatatattaaatattttgtAACTTTTATGGGAGGCGGAGAGAGTAAATATTTCTAATTTCAAATTAAGAAACATGTTGCAATAAAAAATTGAGTCTTTTCATTATTCACTTGTatcattaaaattaaaaaatgaaaatgtttCAAAGTTCTCGGAAGTATTAAAACTGAATAtgttttatatttattaattctACAATTTTTTTCTAATCAGTAGTTAAGAAGTATGATGTTAAAATTGTTGTTTCAAATGCAGCTCTATAGCATATCAGTTCAGTATGTTTTAGGTTTCTTATTCAATCATTTGAAATTATTATAACTTCAGAAGCTAAAGTTAGACCAGCTCCCCACCAAGGAGCTTCTGCAGGAAGACAGGAAGTTATGTCAAGAATGCATCATTAACCTAAACTTAATCTTCATTAATTATTTTACAAGTGAAATGAAAGGATTATGTATCCCATTTTCGGGAAATGATAATTTAACACATGAGCATGATAGATATATCTGTTAAGTAACCGGTCGCACTAAAATTTTAAGATGTTAGGCAAAACCCAAACATGATCTTATGTTTTTCAATAATATTATCTTAAGTAACCAGCTCTTCTTATACCTTAAAGCGTGAGATCGAAAGGATCTTACACCAATATTATTGTTTAAGGAAGGGATCGAAAACAAACACATAATTTAACTTCACCACTTTTTCAATAAGAAACTTGGATCATTTCCAAAATGAATCACACCACTAGCTAGCTAGTACCAGTAACCGAAGACCAAGATATTAATTCAGGTTAAAATGGACGACAAAAATAAGAAATCAAGCAATACCCTGAGAATGACTTTGGTAACAAAACCAGGATCTTCGAAAGAAAGATAATGAATGCATCCACTAACCAAAGAACGGGACTTACATTCAGGTTAAAAAAGATCACAAGAACAATTAAACAACGAAATCAAGGTGTGCAGATAAGTAAAAAGAAACCACACATGAGCCCGAGAATGACTTCAAATCTAACAAGGCATGAGAATTTTAAAACCATTGATCATAATACTTTTGTTCTACCAGGAGAGTGTAGGCTGTACTTTTTCTTCACCTTCCTCTGCCTGCATTTGACATTGATGAATAAATGTTATACACATGGTTTAGTATTTCAGTTAGATATTTAAGGAGTCTCTACTGTACATATAACACATTGAATCAGTCCCCACAcattaaaaacaaaataaaaccagTATATCTTGGCATGGCAACCAATTAATGTAGATTACTATCTCATTATGGTAAATACAATCACATATATTTGAGGTCTGATCAATTCAGTAGGTAAAAATGGTGTGCATGGTTAGACAAATTGGACACAAATTTATATGACTATCTATTATCATGTCCAGGTTGGGCCGATCTGCTGTTAGTGGCTGAGACTGAATACATTACTCGAGGGGGCACTTTTCAAATTTTTAACATTTCGGAGGCACAGTAATATTTTGTAGATTAATACTGTCAAATATATAAGTTTCATGTAAAAACATATATACTTTTTTGAAACCTACGGGGGCATGGGCATCCTGAGGCCCCCATGTGCCTACGCCTCTGTCTGCAGCGAGACATCAGTTCAATTTTTTTAACAAATTACACACTGAGTCATAAAGTGATCAGCACACTGGAGTCATTGGTGTACCTTCCACATTTTCATAACAGGAGTCTATTCTCTCAACTAAGCAATCCAATGTTAAAATTATTAGGCGAGTGCTATTAAAAACCAACCTTGAAGGTGGATGATCATTAACCTCCAAACAACTGTATCCTAAAGAGCATTAAAGTGAACACTTGAGGTTGGTTGGTTGGTTAACGTGCAGGTGATTACATTCAACAATGTTTAGAGAGTTTGAGTATTAAGCTGAAATTAAGCAAAATTTTAAGGAAGTGGCATAAGCATGTTTTCATCAACGCATGCAAGAGGATATAGTACTACTAAATAAAGACGGCGTTAAGGTGAAATAAACATTCAACAGGACATTTGTCGATTTCCACACCAGATCCTGCAGTATATATTAAGTTGTATACTGAGTATCCTTGGAATTACAAGCCACCGGTGTTCCAATATGAAATAAGAGAGAACGAAGGGTGAAACTATTTAGTATAGACTAGCTACGGTTGA is a window of Apium graveolens cultivar Ventura chromosome 11, ASM990537v1, whole genome shotgun sequence DNA encoding:
- the LOC141698594 gene encoding transcription factor TCP2-like; the protein is MEMDGTNKIIQEMDEEDESQAKRIASGHVFRRVCEWPSSRIVRVSKASGGKDRHSKVWTSKGKLRDRRVRLSATTAIQFYDLQDRLGYEQPSKAVDWLLRAAENSISELPTLDSFVDTSKQLSYEMPSSEETNDQEFEADPSQQQQNVSLSKFATSSTSETSKGSGGLSVWRSEKRTEAPKNVKIESNQSFQQNVKHTSSFTELLTGNFSSTTTNSPNGSAYGTQMDHFLGNYSEQTQMSNSLEPFSITNGDHYHHQQLHQFSFVPNTNLVTANGGNENYNLINFSVSSGLASGYNRETLQSNSPSMLPPHLQRFTPFDGSNVPFFISPAAPKGDNQQHHHPFAAGLDAPLQLFYGDANWHSDQKGKRKN